In the Deinococcus ficus genome, one interval contains:
- a CDS encoding ABC transporter ATP-binding protein, protein MTRPIPDPTPASGAAASLDLDGVTFRFHGRAAPAGALPAAGVGPLDLHVTPGEFLCIVGPSGSGKSTLLNLLSGFLTPQRGEIRVGGVPLRGPHRQLTLVQQEPALFPWLTVAGNVAFGLRGLRRPERDARVQEALGLVGLDGYGARRVHELSGGQRQRVSLARALAVRPGLLLLDEPFSALDVQTRAALGRELRGIWERQRITVVFVTHHLDEALSLGERVVALRDGQVSLDEASAGLSRAALDAVFGVGPAGAPGPARTAAHAH, encoded by the coding sequence ATGACCCGCCCCATCCCTGACCCCACGCCCGCGTCGGGCGCCGCCGCCAGCCTGGACCTGGACGGCGTGACCTTCCGCTTTCATGGCCGCGCCGCCCCGGCCGGCGCCCTGCCCGCCGCCGGCGTCGGCCCGCTGGACCTGCACGTGACGCCCGGGGAGTTCCTGTGCATCGTGGGCCCCAGCGGCAGCGGCAAGAGCACCCTGCTGAACCTGCTCTCGGGGTTCCTCACCCCGCAGCGCGGCGAGATCCGCGTGGGCGGCGTGCCGCTCAGGGGTCCGCACCGGCAGCTGACCCTGGTGCAGCAGGAACCCGCCCTGTTCCCGTGGCTGACGGTGGCCGGCAACGTGGCCTTCGGGCTGCGCGGCCTGCGCCGGCCCGAACGGGACGCCCGCGTGCAGGAGGCGCTGGGCCTGGTGGGCCTGGACGGGTACGGCGCGCGGCGCGTGCACGAGCTGTCCGGCGGTCAGCGTCAGCGCGTCAGCCTGGCCCGGGCGCTGGCGGTGCGGCCGGGGCTGCTGCTGCTGGACGAGCCCTTCAGCGCCCTGGACGTGCAGACCCGCGCCGCGCTGGGCCGGGAGCTGCGCGGCATCTGGGAGCGGCAGCGGATCACGGTGGTGTTCGTGACGCACCACCTGGACGAGGCCCTGAGCCTGGGTGAGCGGGTGGTGGCCCTGCGGGACGGGCAGGTGAGCCTGGACGAGGCCAGTGCGGGACTGTCGCGGGCCGCGCTGGACGCGGTGTTCGGGGTGGGGCCGGCCGGAGCGCCCGGGCCGGCGAGGACCGCCGCCCACGCCCACTGA
- the trxB gene encoding thioredoxin-disulfide reductase: MSEAPTYDVVIIGGGPAGLTAAIYTGRASLSTLILEKGLPGGQIAQTEEVENYPGFPDPIPGMELAQRMQQQAEKFGAKIEMEEVQAITRTDTDLHHPFTVQGYGGEYRAKAVILATGANPKTLGVPGEEHFWGKGVSTCATCDGFFYRGKKVVVVGGGDAAVEEGLFLTKFADEVTLIHRRDTLRANKVAQARAFANPKMKFIWDTAVEEIQGQDSVTGVKLRNLKTGEESVMPTDGVFIFIGHVPNTGFVKDLVTLRDDGYVDVRDEIYTNVPMLFAAGDVSDYVYRQLATSVGAGTRAAMSVERQLAALEVEAEPQPA; this comes from the coding sequence ATGTCCGAAGCGCCCACCTACGACGTCGTGATCATCGGGGGCGGCCCCGCCGGCCTCACCGCCGCGATCTACACCGGCCGCGCCAGCCTCAGCACCCTGATCCTCGAAAAAGGCCTTCCCGGCGGCCAGATCGCCCAGACCGAGGAAGTCGAGAACTACCCCGGCTTCCCCGACCCCATCCCCGGCATGGAACTCGCCCAGCGCATGCAGCAGCAGGCCGAGAAGTTCGGCGCGAAAATCGAGATGGAAGAAGTCCAGGCCATCACCCGCACCGACACCGACCTCCACCACCCCTTCACCGTGCAGGGCTACGGCGGAGAGTACCGCGCCAAGGCCGTGATTCTCGCCACCGGCGCCAACCCCAAGACCCTGGGCGTGCCCGGTGAGGAGCACTTCTGGGGCAAGGGCGTGAGCACCTGCGCCACCTGCGACGGTTTCTTCTACCGCGGCAAGAAGGTCGTTGTGGTCGGCGGCGGGGACGCCGCCGTGGAAGAGGGCCTGTTCCTCACCAAGTTCGCCGACGAGGTCACCCTGATTCACCGCCGCGACACCCTGCGCGCCAACAAGGTCGCCCAGGCCCGGGCGTTCGCGAACCCCAAGATGAAGTTCATCTGGGACACCGCCGTGGAGGAAATCCAGGGCCAGGACAGCGTCACCGGCGTGAAACTCCGGAACCTCAAGACCGGCGAGGAGAGCGTCATGCCCACCGACGGCGTGTTCATCTTCATCGGGCACGTGCCCAACACCGGCTTCGTGAAGGACCTCGTCACCCTGCGCGACGACGGGTACGTGGACGTGCGCGACGAGATCTACACCAACGTGCCCATGCTGTTCGCCGCCGGGGACGTCAGCGACTACGTGTACCGCCAGCTGGCCACCAGCGTCGGCGCCGGCACCCGCGCCGCCATGTCCGTCGAACGCCAGCTCGCGGCCCTGGAAGTCGAGGCCGAACCCCAGCCCGCCTGA
- a CDS encoding HD domain-containing protein, with the protein MNTPATTLVPTPGSGLVGKVRRFLRSFRESDAHPDDTWARQFLTPAETLIYNGMDARDREHACRVTQHLLRDHPDVDQEVLAATLLHDCGKSVRTYYVFERVFVGLLPYRLTRLLPPRGALGIRANHPELGAKLLAHAGARPRVARLVARHHAPIGDPDAMLIHRYDDLE; encoded by the coding sequence ATGAACACGCCCGCGACCACGCTGGTCCCCACCCCGGGCAGTGGTCTGGTAGGCAAAGTGCGGCGCTTCCTGCGCTCCTTCCGCGAAAGCGACGCCCACCCCGACGACACCTGGGCCCGACAGTTCCTCACCCCCGCCGAGACCCTCATCTACAACGGCATGGACGCCCGCGACCGCGAGCACGCCTGCCGCGTCACCCAGCACCTCCTGCGCGACCACCCCGACGTGGACCAGGAAGTGCTCGCCGCCACCCTCCTCCACGACTGCGGCAAGAGCGTGCGCACCTACTACGTGTTCGAACGCGTGTTCGTGGGCCTGCTCCCGTACCGCCTCACCCGGCTGCTCCCCCCGCGCGGCGCGCTGGGCATCCGCGCCAACCACCCGGAACTCGGCGCGAAACTCCTCGCGCACGCCGGCGCCCGCCCCCGCGTGGCCCGGCTGGTCGCCCGGCACCACGCCCCCATCGGCGACCCGGACGCCATGCTGATCCACCGCTACGACGACCTCGAATAA
- a CDS encoding FKBP-type peptidyl-prolyl cis-trans isomerase: protein MNITQDKVAEIEYKLTVNGEVIDQNEPGEPLTYLHGHSNIIPGLERALEGKTVGDALQVTVQPEDGYGERDESNTDELDRADFDDEIEVGATYYAQSEDGSVIPFTVTAMNGEKVMVDFNPPLAGEVLHFDVKVVTVRDATEEELEHGHAHTPEMHDH from the coding sequence ATGAACATCACCCAGGACAAGGTTGCCGAGATCGAGTACAAGCTCACCGTGAACGGCGAGGTCATCGACCAGAACGAACCCGGCGAGCCCCTCACGTATCTGCACGGGCACAGCAACATCATTCCCGGCCTGGAACGCGCGCTGGAAGGCAAGACCGTGGGTGACGCGCTGCAGGTGACCGTGCAGCCCGAGGACGGCTACGGCGAGCGTGACGAGTCGAACACCGACGAACTGGACCGCGCGGACTTCGACGACGAGATCGAGGTGGGCGCCACGTACTACGCGCAGTCCGAGGACGGCAGCGTGATTCCCTTCACCGTGACCGCCATGAACGGCGAGAAGGTCATGGTGGACTTCAACCCCCCGCTGGCGGGCGAGGTGCTGCACTTCGACGTGAAGGTCGTCACCGTGCGTGACGCGACCGAGGAAGAACTCGAGCACGGGCACGCGCACACGCCCGAAATGCACGACCACTGA
- a CDS encoding CAP domain-containing protein → MLGTALGAAGLGGLAQTGRPVPAGPALESLGVNAVRRLAGVPTVRLRTDWVAECTAHATYLVRADRAEHRQDPQSPHRSALGERCAPGHYYVTSRPDAGSARAMAYWATGAFHLPQLIDPRLKAVALGVAHDAAGGVQSAVVLDVRRGLSGAGRYPVRFPAPNLTSPFVQAAQFEWPDPVAGCPGYAAPVGAPVALLLGPGREARWAAIKVNGRAVAACLLTAGRYRGVSDADSRVGRNVLAAQGGAVLLPRVPLPAGAAVRVSFGTKQGRVSWAFRVAGGGRD, encoded by the coding sequence GTGCTGGGCACCGCCCTGGGCGCGGCCGGGCTGGGGGGACTGGCGCAGACCGGACGCCCGGTCCCGGCCGGGCCGGCCCTGGAGTCGCTGGGCGTGAACGCCGTGCGGCGCCTCGCCGGGGTGCCCACGGTCCGGCTGCGCACGGACTGGGTGGCGGAGTGCACGGCGCACGCCACCTACCTGGTGCGCGCGGACCGCGCCGAGCACCGCCAGGACCCGCAGAGCCCGCACCGGTCGGCGCTGGGGGAACGCTGCGCGCCCGGGCATTACTACGTGACGTCCCGCCCGGACGCCGGGTCGGCACGGGCGATGGCGTACTGGGCGACCGGCGCCTTTCACCTCCCGCAGCTGATCGACCCGCGCCTGAAGGCGGTGGCGCTGGGCGTGGCGCACGACGCGGCGGGCGGCGTGCAGTCGGCGGTGGTGCTGGATGTCCGGCGCGGCCTGAGCGGCGCGGGCCGGTACCCGGTGCGCTTCCCGGCACCGAACCTGACCTCGCCGTTCGTGCAGGCCGCGCAGTTCGAGTGGCCGGACCCGGTGGCCGGCTGCCCCGGGTACGCCGCGCCGGTGGGGGCGCCGGTGGCGCTGCTGCTGGGCCCGGGCCGGGAGGCGCGCTGGGCGGCCATCAAGGTGAACGGCCGGGCGGTCGCGGCGTGCCTGCTCACGGCCGGGCGCTACCGGGGGGTCAGTGACGCGGACTCGCGGGTGGGCCGGAACGTGCTCGCGGCGCAGGGCGGCGCGGTGCTGCTGCCGCGCGTTCCGCTGCCGGCGGGCGCGGCGGTGCGGGTGAGTTTCGGCACGAAACAGGGCCGGGTGTCGTGGGCCTTCCGGGTCGCGGGCGGCGGCCGCGACTGA
- the glp gene encoding gephyrin-like molybdotransferase Glp — protein sequence MTAAPAFPMFVSVPEATAHLRALLPDPGVDRVPLSGALGRTLAEALAARVSHPSATESALDGIACREADTLTATADQPVPLRVVGESRAGQPFAGTVGEGECVRIYTGAPLPPGTDAICPVEQLTDQGPDHVLLRRPARPGDVRPEGQDFRAGDVVLPEGVPLTPARLALAAALGHAEVTVRRPYRVALLSTGDEVVAPGQPLRPGQVYDSNRVGLGALLRECGCEVLDLGHAPDSVDALHAALDAAGGADLLLTSGGVSMGRYDFMRDLLIERGTVTFWKVRMRPGGPALLGRWAGLPVFGLPGNPVSSLVVFGLIVRPALTGQPLRPVRLRAGTEFRGVPDKTVYARGVLRGAEVHAYRQQSSGVLRSLSDSDVLVIVPEGAEVPAGADVDVLLL from the coding sequence ATGACCGCCGCGCCCGCTTTTCCGATGTTCGTGAGCGTTCCCGAGGCCACCGCGCACCTGCGCGCCCTGCTGCCCGACCCGGGCGTGGACCGCGTGCCGCTCTCCGGCGCGCTGGGCCGCACGCTGGCCGAGGCGCTGGCCGCGCGGGTCAGCCACCCCAGCGCCACCGAGAGCGCCCTGGACGGCATCGCCTGCCGGGAGGCCGACACGCTGACCGCCACCGCCGACCAGCCCGTGCCGCTCCGGGTGGTGGGCGAGAGCCGCGCCGGGCAGCCCTTCGCGGGCACGGTGGGGGAGGGCGAGTGCGTGCGCATCTACACCGGCGCGCCCCTGCCCCCCGGCACGGACGCCATCTGCCCGGTGGAACAGCTCACCGATCAGGGCCCGGACCACGTCCTGCTGCGCCGCCCGGCCCGGCCCGGCGACGTGCGCCCCGAAGGGCAGGACTTCCGCGCCGGGGACGTGGTGCTGCCCGAGGGCGTGCCGCTCACGCCCGCCCGGCTGGCACTGGCCGCCGCGCTGGGCCACGCGGAGGTCACCGTCCGCCGCCCGTACCGGGTGGCGCTGCTCTCCACCGGGGACGAGGTCGTGGCCCCTGGGCAGCCGCTGCGGCCCGGGCAGGTGTACGACAGCAACCGCGTGGGCCTGGGTGCCCTGCTGCGCGAGTGCGGCTGCGAGGTGCTGGACCTGGGGCACGCGCCGGACAGCGTGGACGCCCTGCACGCGGCGCTGGACGCGGCGGGCGGCGCGGACCTGCTGCTCACCAGTGGCGGCGTCAGCATGGGCCGCTACGACTTCATGCGCGATCTGCTGATCGAACGCGGCACCGTGACCTTCTGGAAGGTCCGCATGCGGCCCGGCGGCCCCGCCCTGCTGGGTCGCTGGGCGGGCCTGCCGGTGTTCGGGCTGCCGGGCAACCCGGTGAGCAGCCTGGTGGTGTTCGGGCTGATCGTGCGCCCCGCCCTGACCGGGCAGCCGCTGCGTCCCGTGCGCCTGCGGGCCGGCACGGAGTTCCGGGGCGTGCCGGACAAGACCGTGTACGCCCGCGGCGTGCTGCGCGGCGCGGAGGTGCACGCGTACCGGCAGCAGAGCAGCGGGGTGCTGCGGTCCCTCAGCGACTCGGACGTTCTGGTGATCGTGCCGGAAGGCGCGGAGGTGCCGGCCGGAGCGGACGTGGACGTGCTGCTGCTCTGA
- a CDS encoding DUF817 domain-containing protein yields the protein MPRPLSLLLSFARTQALSCLFAFTVVGLLAVARVLPLGEWGVARYDFLLVGCVAAQLVLIAVRFESWREAGVILAFHALGFALEAFKVAHGSWAYPDAALSKVLGVPLYAGFMYAGVGSYMAQAWRRHGLRLAGAPPVPVQVGLAAAAYLNFFGHHFGPDLRWAVTAGLILAFRRTWVVFRVADRTVRLPLLLAFALIGLFVFLAENVATFLGAWVYPDQHAGWRVVSASKWLAWTLMVVVAFLIVSVLKGWEARLAAGTRAPAVRAAARPRPLRPAPPRLPARSPERPSR from the coding sequence ATGCCCCGGCCGCTCTCCCTGCTGCTTTCCTTTGCCCGCACGCAGGCGCTGAGCTGCCTGTTCGCGTTCACGGTGGTGGGCCTGCTGGCCGTGGCCCGGGTGCTGCCGCTGGGCGAGTGGGGCGTGGCCCGCTACGACTTCCTGCTGGTGGGCTGCGTGGCGGCGCAGCTGGTGCTGATCGCGGTGCGGTTCGAGTCGTGGCGGGAGGCGGGCGTGATCCTGGCCTTTCACGCGCTGGGGTTCGCGCTGGAGGCGTTCAAGGTCGCGCACGGCAGCTGGGCGTACCCGGACGCGGCGCTCAGCAAGGTGCTGGGCGTGCCGCTGTACGCCGGGTTCATGTACGCCGGCGTGGGCAGCTACATGGCGCAGGCCTGGAGACGCCACGGGCTGCGGCTGGCCGGGGCGCCGCCCGTCCCGGTGCAGGTGGGGCTCGCGGCGGCCGCGTACCTGAATTTCTTCGGGCATCATTTCGGGCCGGACCTGCGCTGGGCGGTCACGGCGGGCCTGATCCTGGCCTTCCGCCGGACCTGGGTGGTGTTCCGCGTCGCGGACCGCACGGTCCGGCTGCCGCTGCTGCTGGCGTTCGCCTTGATCGGGCTGTTCGTGTTCCTGGCGGAGAACGTCGCCACGTTCCTGGGCGCCTGGGTGTACCCGGACCAGCACGCGGGCTGGCGGGTGGTGAGCGCGTCCAAGTGGCTGGCCTGGACGCTGATGGTGGTCGTGGCGTTCCTGATCGTGAGCGTCCTGAAAGGCTGGGAGGCGCGGCTCGCGGCCGGCACCAGAGCGCCGGCGGTCAGAGCAGCAGCACGTCCACGTCCGCTCCGGCCGGCACCTCCGCGCCTTCCGGCACGATCACCAGAACGTCCGAGTCGCTGA
- a CDS encoding DUF2256 domain-containing protein, with protein MPRRSPARPAMGGGRPPADRPTKTCPVCGLPFTWRRKWARDWAQVRYCSDRCRARRALAPGADA; from the coding sequence ATGCCCCGCCGCTCCCCCGCCCGGCCCGCCATGGGCGGAGGCCGCCCCCCGGCCGACCGTCCCACCAAGACCTGCCCGGTGTGCGGCCTGCCCTTCACGTGGCGGCGCAAGTGGGCGCGCGACTGGGCGCAGGTGCGCTACTGCTCGGACCGCTGCCGCGCCCGGCGCGCCCTGGCCCCCGGAGCGGACGCATGA
- the uvsE gene encoding UV DNA damage repair endonuclease UvsE, giving the protein MTAPAFGLVCLTAGPEIRFRTVTLSRYRALTPAEREAKLRDLYTDNIARLHAAAGYCAARGIRLYRMSSSLFPMLDLKGDDTGEAVLGSLAAELRAAGDAFRAAGIRVLMHPEQFIVLNSDRPEVRESSRHALASHARVMDGLGLDRSAWNLLLLHGGKGGRAAELQAVIPDLPDAVRSRLGLENDERAYGPADLLPVCEATGTPFVFDAHHHVVREKLPDQEHPSVREIVLAARRTWTPPEWQVVHLSNGIEGPQDRRHSRLITHLPSAYADVPWIEVEAKGKEEAVAALMTASPR; this is encoded by the coding sequence ATGACCGCGCCCGCGTTCGGTCTGGTGTGCCTCACCGCCGGCCCGGAAATCCGCTTCCGGACCGTCACCCTCAGCCGCTACCGAGCACTCACGCCCGCCGAGCGGGAGGCGAAGCTGCGGGACCTGTACACCGACAACATCGCCCGGCTGCACGCCGCCGCCGGGTACTGCGCCGCGCGCGGCATCCGGCTGTACCGCATGAGTTCCAGCCTGTTCCCCATGCTGGACCTGAAGGGCGACGACACCGGCGAGGCCGTGCTCGGCTCCCTGGCGGCCGAGCTGCGCGCCGCCGGGGACGCCTTCCGCGCCGCCGGCATCCGCGTGCTGATGCACCCGGAGCAGTTCATCGTGCTGAACAGCGACCGCCCCGAGGTCCGCGAGAGCAGCCGGCACGCCCTGGCCTCGCACGCCCGGGTGATGGACGGCCTGGGCCTGGACCGCAGCGCCTGGAACCTGCTGCTGCTGCACGGCGGCAAGGGCGGCCGGGCGGCGGAACTGCAGGCCGTCATCCCGGACCTGCCGGACGCGGTGAGGTCGCGCCTGGGCCTGGAGAACGACGAGCGCGCCTACGGCCCCGCCGACCTGCTCCCGGTGTGCGAGGCGACCGGCACGCCCTTCGTGTTCGACGCGCACCACCACGTCGTCCGGGAGAAACTGCCCGACCAGGAACACCCCAGCGTCCGGGAGATCGTGCTGGCGGCCCGGCGCACCTGGACCCCGCCGGAGTGGCAGGTCGTGCACCTCAGCAACGGCATCGAGGGCCCCCAGGACCGCCGGCACAGCCGGCTGATCACACACCTGCCCAGCGCCTACGCGGACGTGCCCTGGATCGAGGTGGAGGCCAAGGGCAAGGAGGAGGCCGTCGCCGCCCTGATGACGGCCTCCCCCCGGTGA
- a CDS encoding aldo/keto reductase, whose protein sequence is MQMRTLGQGGPLVSVVGLGCNNFGQRLDQAQTTAVVRRALDAGITLFDTADIYGGRGGSEVMLGRALGAERAGIVLASKFGHSMGMDESGELKGARPEYVRSALEASLSRLGTDYLDLYQLHQPDPETPIAETLEALNEAVQAGLVRYIGVSNMPAADVRAADALAREKGWAHFVSCQDEYSLLVRGAETDLIPAMRDLGLGLLPYFPLASGLLTGKYRAGEALPEGARITGSAGAQDRYLTEENWGVVEALRAFAGARNRTLLDLAFAWLLAEPVTSSVIAGATKPEQVDANVAAAGWVLSAEERAEVNRLSGKGG, encoded by the coding sequence ATGCAAATGCGAACGCTGGGGCAGGGCGGCCCGCTGGTGTCGGTGGTGGGGCTGGGGTGCAACAACTTCGGGCAGCGGCTGGATCAGGCGCAGACGACGGCGGTGGTGCGCCGCGCGCTGGACGCCGGCATCACGCTGTTCGACACGGCCGACATCTACGGCGGCCGGGGCGGGTCGGAGGTCATGCTGGGCCGCGCGCTGGGCGCCGAGCGGGCCGGGATCGTGCTGGCCAGCAAGTTCGGGCACAGCATGGGCATGGACGAGTCCGGTGAGCTGAAGGGCGCGCGGCCCGAGTACGTCCGCTCGGCGCTGGAAGCCAGCCTGAGCCGCCTGGGCACCGATTACCTGGACCTGTACCAGCTGCACCAGCCGGACCCGGAGACGCCCATCGCCGAGACGCTGGAGGCGCTGAACGAGGCCGTCCAGGCGGGGCTGGTGAGGTATATCGGCGTGTCGAACATGCCGGCCGCGGACGTGCGCGCCGCCGACGCGCTGGCCCGCGAGAAGGGCTGGGCGCATTTCGTGTCCTGCCAGGACGAGTACAGCCTGCTGGTCCGCGGCGCAGAAACGGACCTGATTCCCGCCATGCGGGACCTGGGGCTGGGCCTGCTGCCGTACTTTCCGCTGGCGAGCGGCCTGCTGACCGGGAAGTACCGCGCCGGGGAGGCGCTGCCGGAAGGCGCCCGGATCACGGGCTCCGCCGGCGCGCAGGACCGGTACCTGACCGAGGAGAACTGGGGGGTCGTGGAGGCCCTGCGCGCGTTCGCGGGAGCGAGAAACCGGACGCTGCTGGACCTGGCGTTCGCGTGGCTGCTGGCCGAACCGGTCACGAGCAGCGTGATCGCTGGGGCGACGAAACCGGAGCAGGTGGACGCGAACGTGGCCGCGGCCGGGTGGGTGCTCAGCGCGGAGGAGCGCGCGGAGGTGAACCGGCTCAGCGGCAAGGGCGGCTGA
- the lysA gene encoding diaminopimelate decarboxylase — MLPASLLQAAADTYGTPLYTYDLAELDAALGRVRAAFGDARVYYAMKANPNLTLLRHLHARGVGFDCVSLGEVSRAEHVGARGEHIVINGPAKSAGEYEAGARLGATFIVDREEEVALLPAGARALVRVNPALDISTHDHLATGSTASKFGVTLEQAPRVLQALRDAGHVALGLHVHIGSAIRDAQDFTAAYARLEALRPHTGPLAVLDAGGGWGLGADLPGIAREARKAADVFGAELWVEPGRYLVALSGTLLTRVIGTKRTGRNFCLVDAGMTELIRPMMYGAEHPVTALWDRPAGEGETWDVAGPACESGDILARNQPLADPQRGDLIAVGEAGAYGASMSSPYLTRSRPAEALWDGQAWQLIRRRETPQDLWAAEE; from the coding sequence ATGCTGCCCGCCTCCCTGCTTCAGGCCGCCGCCGACACGTACGGCACGCCGCTGTACACCTACGACCTCGCCGAACTGGATGCCGCGCTGGGCCGCGTGCGCGCCGCATTCGGGGACGCCCGCGTGTACTACGCCATGAAAGCCAACCCGAACCTGACCCTGCTGCGCCACCTTCACGCCCGCGGCGTGGGCTTCGACTGCGTGAGTCTCGGCGAGGTCAGCCGCGCCGAGCACGTCGGGGCGCGCGGCGAGCACATCGTCATCAACGGTCCCGCCAAGAGCGCCGGCGAGTACGAGGCCGGCGCCCGCCTCGGCGCCACCTTCATCGTGGACCGCGAGGAGGAAGTCGCGCTGCTGCCCGCCGGCGCCCGCGCCCTGGTGCGCGTGAACCCCGCGCTGGACATCAGCACCCACGACCACCTCGCCACCGGCAGCACCGCCAGCAAGTTCGGCGTGACGCTGGAACAGGCCCCCCGCGTCCTCCAGGCCCTGCGGGACGCCGGGCACGTGGCCCTGGGCCTGCACGTGCACATCGGCAGCGCCATACGTGACGCGCAGGACTTCACCGCCGCGTACGCCCGCCTGGAAGCCCTGCGGCCCCACACCGGCCCACTGGCCGTGCTGGACGCCGGCGGCGGCTGGGGCCTCGGCGCGGACCTGCCCGGCATCGCCCGCGAGGCCCGCAAGGCCGCGGACGTGTTCGGCGCCGAACTGTGGGTGGAACCGGGCCGTTATCTGGTGGCGCTCTCCGGCACGCTGCTCACCCGCGTCATCGGCACGAAACGCACCGGCCGCAATTTCTGCCTGGTGGACGCCGGCATGACCGAACTGATCCGCCCCATGATGTACGGCGCCGAACACCCCGTCACGGCCCTCTGGGACCGCCCTGCCGGGGAAGGGGAGACCTGGGACGTCGCCGGGCCCGCCTGCGAGAGCGGCGACATCCTCGCCCGCAACCAGCCCCTCGCGGACCCGCAGCGCGGCGACCTGATCGCGGTGGGGGAGGCCGGCGCGTACGGTGCCTCCATGAGCAGCCCCTACCTGACCCGCTCCCGACCCGCTGAGGCGCTGTGGGACGGCCAGGCGTGGCAGCTGATCCGCCGCCGCGAGACCCCGCAGGACCTCTGGGCCGCGGAGGAGTGA